In one window of Hevea brasiliensis isolate MT/VB/25A 57/8 chromosome 10, ASM3005281v1, whole genome shotgun sequence DNA:
- the LOC110648746 gene encoding poly(A)-specific ribonuclease PARN-like, giving the protein MCTLSMRPKQTINNARVTLAASARKMVSFLPWLQRRLFSAEVSRTHQNHRNWTVKQVTKSNFSDCLEGIKSHISSSDFIAVSLQKTGSFSAPWHHVSPFDTPDTAYLKTKHAAERFQVLQFAVCPFTITASRVTAYPYNFHLFPRDELKIGMPSYSFSCQTSYLSSMAREGFDFNACIYDGISYLSRAQESAAKVQMGNAISANAMVESTSTPSVADTVFIQRTRSRVKNWKNAFTDSSTRADEPLLRSLRKLILRSEEYNSRPCMNIDVCSERQMQLVIEMLQEFTDDLVPLIIPAKGGGTQSVRVVLASSKEDKELLQMELQNDEEKQNKKIRGFREVIDLISASQKPVVSHNSLNDFTFVHSKFLAPLPTNMEEFMCSLCLAFPQVIDVNHLMKEISPMRKVTNLPMAISYLKNRFFAPVDVEIPFQALVNEGKIHGHNVVRICQLFAKLCYILKLAPNSIQSNDKNLASALEAYSNIFNPYSPSPQEPIDGDIRIWTNNTIKVSCEDLVFLWGFRDMTAGMLKSMLQASHKVFSEEFDVRLVDKSCAIVVFRRPGLSKTFLDVLNGGSEIVGPLREMVSEGVRAASYETYNRACRLGTWDANLADALDKALADLDYPSGADSKTKSLDTYWCSEWVINLDEL; this is encoded by the exons ATGTGCACGTTGTCTATGCGGCCCAAACAAACCATTAACAATGCTCGGGTGACGCTGGCTGCTTCTGCTCGAAAAATGGTTTCTTTCCTCCCATGGCTTCAAAGGCGCCTCTTTAGCGCCGAAGTCTCCCGAACCCACCAAAATCATCGTAATTGGACCGTAAAGCAAGTCACCAAGTCGAATTTCAGCGACTGTCTGGAGGGAATCAAGTCTCACATCTCAAGTTCTGATTTCATAGCCGTGTCTTTGCAGAAGACAGGCTCTTTCTCCGCTCCATGGCACCATGTCTCCCCTTTCGACACCCCCGACACCGCTTACTTGAAAACAAAGCACGCCGCTGAACGCTTTCAGGTTCTTCAGTTCGCTGTTTGCCCCTTCACTATCACTGCGTCTCGAGTCACTGCCTACCC ATATAATTTTCATCTATTCCCTAGGGATGAATTGAAAATAGGGATGCCTTCTTACAGTTTTTCTTGTCAAACGTCATATCTGAGTTCTATGGCTCGAGAAGGCTTTGATTTTAATGCTTGTATATATGATG GCATATCATATTTGTCCAGAGCACAAGAATCTGCTGCAAAAGTTCAGATGGGGAATGCAATATCTGCTAATGCTATGGTAGAATCTACTTCTACTCCTTCTGTTGCTGATACGGTTTTCATTCAAAGGACTAGATCACGTGTTAAGAATTGGAAAAATGCATTTACAGATTCAAGTACAAGAGCTGATG AGCCTTTGTTGAGATCCCTGAGAAAACTCATATTAAGAAGTGAAGAGTATAATTCAAGACCATGCATGAATATAGATGTTTGCAGCGAACGACAAATGCAACTTGTAATTGAG ATGTTGCAAGAATTCACCGATGATCTTGTTCCTCTAATAATTCCAGCAAAGGGTGGAGGAACCCAATCAGTCCGTGTTGTCTTAGCAAGTTCAAAAGAAGACAAGGAACTTCTTCAG ATGGAGCTTCAAAACGatgaagaaaaacaaaacaagaAAATTCGTGGCTTTCGAGAGGTGATCGATCTGATTTCTGCTTCACAGAAGCCTGTTGTCTCCCACAATTCCCTTAATG ATTTTACATTCGTTCATTCAAAATTTCTAGCTCCTCTACCTACCAACATGGAGGAGTTCATGTGTTCCTTGTGCTTAGCTTTTCCTCAGGTAATCGATGTCAATCATCTGATGAAGGAAATTAGCCCTATGAGAAAAGTGACAAATTTACCTATGGCTATTTCTTACTTGAAGAATCGGTTCTTTGCACCAGTTGATGTGGAAATTCCATTCCAAG CTTTGGTaaatgaaggcaagattcatgggCATAATGTTGTTAGGATTTGTCAATTGTTTGCAAAGCTGTGCTATATACTCAAACTTGCTCCTAATTCTATCCAATCCAATGACAAAAATCTAGCTTCAGCACTTGAAGCTTATTCAAACATTTTCAATCCGTATTCCCCTAGCCCCCAAGAACCAATTGATGGGGACATCAGAATTTGGACTAACAACACAATAAAAGTAAGCTGTGAGGATTTGGTTTTCTTGTGGGGCTTTAGGGATATGACAGCTGGGATGCTGAAGAGCATGCTTCAAGCGTCTCATAAAGTTTTCTCCGAGGAATTTGATGTTAGATTAGTGGACAAGAGTTGTGCCATTGTGGTATTCAGACGACCTGGTTTATCTAAAACTTTTCTGGATGTCCTGAATGGTGGTTCAGAGATTGTTGGACCTTTAAGGGAGATGGTCTCAGAAGGTGTAAGAGCTGCGAGTTATGAAACTTACAACAGAGCTTGCAGGTTGGGTACATGGGATGCAAATTTAGCAGATGCCCTAGACAAAGCCTTGGCAGATCTTGATTACCCTTCAGGAGCTGATTCTAAAACAAAGTCATTAGACACTTACTGGTGCAGTGAATGGGTGATCAACTTGGATGAGCTGTGA
- the LOC110648742 gene encoding serine carboxypeptidase-like 20, with translation MVKPEASPIFYSIVYFLLRFVLLAYSVPQTALITQIPGFSGTLPSKHYSGYVTIDESHGKKLFYYFVESEGNPLKDPVVLWLNGGPGCSSFDGFVYEHGPFNFEAANQSDDLPKLHLNPYSWSKVSNIIYLDSPAGVGLSYSKNETDYITGDVKTALDSHIFLLRWFELYPEYLSNPFFISGESYAGVYVPTLAYEVVKGIDTGVKPILNFKGYLVGNGVTDEKFDGNALVPFAHGMGLISDDLFEEVSNACKGNFYQPLSENCESKLAKVDADISGLNIYDILEPCYYDTDTREVTDIKIRLPSSFLQLGETDRPLPVRKRMLGRAWPFRAPVREGIVPTWPQLLNSRSVPCTDDEVATSWLNSAAVRKAIHADEESVAGTWELCTGRISFRHDAGSMIQYHKNLTLGGYRALIFSGDHDMCVPYTGSEAWTRSMGYKIVDEWRPWTSNGQVAGYTQGYENNLTFLTIKGAGHTVPEYKPREALDFYSRFLAGKPM, from the exons ATGGTTAAGCCTGAGGCAAGTCCCATCTTCTACAGTATAGTTTACTTCTTGTTGCGCTTTGTATTACTAGCTTACTCAGTTCCTCAAACTGCTCTTATCACTCAAATTCCTGGTTTCTCTGGCACTCTTCCTTCTAAACACTATTCTGG GTATGTAACTATCGATGAAAGCCATGGCAAGAAACTATTTTACTACTTTGTTGAATCTGAGGGGAACCCCTTGAAGGATCCGGTTGTTCTTTGGCTCAATGGTGGACCTGGATGCTCTAGCTTTGACGGATTTGTATATGAGCATG GTCCTTTCAATTTTGAAGCTGCAAATCAGTCAGATGATCTACCCAAATTGCATCTTAATCCATACAGCTGGTCCAAG GTTTCCAACATTATATATTTGGATTCCCCTGCTGGTGTTGGGCTCTCATATTCTAAGAATGAAACTGATTACATAACTGGAGATGTAAAGACTGCCTTGGATTCACATATATTTCTCCTCAGG TGGTTTGAGCTGTACCCAGAGTATCTTTCCAACCCATTTTTTATTTCTGGAGAGTCATATGCTGGGGTTTATGTGCCAACTCTTGCTTATGAAGTAGTGAAAg GAATTGATACTGGTGTAAAGCCTATCCTTAATTTCAAG ggATATTTGGTGGGAAATGGAGTTACAGATGAGAAGTTTGATGGCAATGCTCTTGTTCCATTTGCTCATGGCATGGGCCTTATTTCAGATGACCTATTTGAG GAGGTAAGCAATGCATGCAAGGGAAATTTCTACCAACCACTTAGTGAAAATTGTGAGAGCAAGCTTGCCAAGGTTGATGCG GACATTTCAGGTTTAAATATTTATGACATTCTAGAACCATGCTATTATGACACAGACACAAGGGAGGTTACAGATATTAAAATAAGGTTACCTTCTAGCTTTCTCCAATTAGGTGAGACAGATAGGCCTCTTCCTGTGAGAAAAAGGATGCTTGGTCGTGCCTGGCCTTTTAGAGCTCCTGTAAGAGAAGGAATTGTTCCAACTTGGCCACAGCTCCTCAATAGCCGGAGTGTTCCCTGCACT GATGATGAAGTTGCTACCTCATGGCTAAACAGTGCAGCAGTAAGGAAAGCAATCCATGCAGACGAG GAAAGTGTAGCTGGCACTTGGGAATTATGTACAGGTAGAATCTCCTTTAGGCATGATGCTGGGAGCATGATCCAGTACCACAAGAACCTTACTCTAGGGGGATATCGAGCACTCATATTCAG TGGGGATCATGATATGTGTGTTCCATACACTGGGAGTGAAGCTTGGACAAGATCAATGGGATATAAAATAGTGGATGAATGGAGGCCATGGACTTCCAATGGACAAGTTGCTGG GTATACACAAGGCTATGAGAACAACCTCACCTTTCTAACCATAAAG GGGGCTGGACATACTGTCCCAGAATACAAACCACGAGAAGCACTGGATTTTTACAGTCGTTTCCTCGCAGGGAAGCCAATGTAA